Proteins from a single region of Apium graveolens cultivar Ventura chromosome 7, ASM990537v1, whole genome shotgun sequence:
- the LOC141674311 gene encoding uncharacterized protein LOC141674311 translates to MEVYVDNMLVKSKKAEDHIADLAEMFHIMRKYRMKLNLQKCALNDFILEFDSEVDDKAIVPAEPSSQENAPNKVREEFPHPWWVLHVDGVMNNNGAGAGIVLVIPEGHHLTNAIHFKFYVTNNDAKYEALINGLKIALELGVVNLIAQSDSELVVNQVNGGFRTRSPRTELYMRCVQSLLQNFGSAKLEGVPREKNGNVDALEKMGSQMDSMLLRQIPLGIQEFPSITEMSVFQMQEVPQETWMTPIHKYIRTWILPKDKLQDRRLRYQATKYVEYDGVLYKRGFN, encoded by the exons ATGGAGGTATACGTGGACAATATGCTGGTGAAATCCAAGAAAGCAGAGGATCATATAGCGGATTTGGCAGAGATGTTCCACATTATGAGAAAATATAGGATGAAGCTAAATCTTCAGAAATGC GCGTTGAATGATTTCATACTTGAGTTCGATTCTGAGGTAGATGATAAGGCTATAGTACCGGCAGAACCTTCCTCACAAGAGAATGCCCCTAATAAAGTGAGAGAAGAGTTCCCACACCCTTGGTGGGTCTTGCATGTTGATGGGGTTATGAATAATAACGGAGCGGGAGCCGGGATTGTTTTGGTTATTCCAGAAGGACATCATCTAACAAATGCCATTCACTTCAAGTTTTATGTCACCAATAATGACGCcaaatatgaagccctgattaaTGGTCTGAAGATAGCCTTGGAGTTGGGAGTTGTTAATTTGATAGCTCAGAGCGACTCGGAGTTAGTAGTAAATCAGGTTAATGGAGGGTTCCGTACCCGAAGCCCTCGAACTGAGTTATACATGAGATGTGTGCAAAGTTTACTTCAAAATTTTGGAAGCGCCAAGCTGGAAGGCGTGCCAAGAGAAAAGAATGGAAATGTGGATGCCTTGGAAAAAATGGGCTCACAGATGGACAGCATGTTGCTACGACAAATTCCCTTGGGAATTCAGGAATTTCCAAGTATTACAGAGATGAGTGTGTTTCAGATGCAAGAGGTCCCGCAAGAGACTTGGATGACTCCTATACACAAATATATCCGTACATGGATTTTGCCGAAAGACAAGCTACAGGATCGACGCCTTCGTTATCAGGCTACGAAATATGTTGAGTATGATGGGGTGCTATATAAGAGAGGTTTTAATTAG